In Pseudomonadota bacterium, a single window of DNA contains:
- a CDS encoding serine protease, whose product MLEQGRRALLIELAACLLLVLAAPRHLAAAQPASAEEILASVVAVHAKVPGTARTAKTLGNDRRGNGVVIANPGGGASVLVLTIGYLVIEADEIEIIGNDERAVPASLLAYDPASGFGLLRPTAPIDLKPIELGDSASLGEGAAALVAGHGGAARARAVRIVSRRTFAGAWEYLVDEAIFTAPPYGEFGGAALIATDGKLVGIGSLILSEAASGVPGNMFVPTDRLKPILADMVAKGRPSAPPRPWLGINTQEVRGQLFVTSVSADGPAARAGIKENDVVLAIHGRPVEDLADLYRKLWAEGPAGTEVPVTVLKGRRVVVVPVPSADRTSYLRLNPTY is encoded by the coding sequence ATGCTGGAGCAAGGCCGCAGGGCCTTGCTGATCGAGCTGGCGGCTTGTCTCCTGCTGGTTCTGGCGGCACCCCGCCACCTGGCGGCAGCGCAGCCGGCCAGCGCCGAGGAGATCCTCGCTTCGGTCGTGGCCGTTCACGCGAAGGTTCCCGGCACGGCGCGCACCGCCAAGACGCTCGGCAACGATCGCCGCGGCAATGGTGTCGTCATCGCCAATCCCGGCGGCGGCGCATCGGTGCTGGTGCTCACCATCGGCTATCTGGTGATCGAGGCCGACGAGATCGAAATCATCGGCAATGATGAGCGCGCAGTGCCGGCGAGCCTGCTCGCCTACGACCCCGCGAGCGGCTTCGGCCTACTGCGTCCGACCGCACCCATCGATCTGAAGCCGATCGAGCTCGGCGACAGCGCCTCCCTCGGCGAAGGTGCCGCCGCACTCGTCGCCGGCCATGGCGGTGCGGCGCGGGCGCGGGCGGTTCGCATCGTCTCCCGCCGCACCTTCGCCGGCGCCTGGGAATATCTCGTCGACGAGGCGATCTTCACCGCCCCACCCTACGGCGAATTCGGCGGGGCGGCGCTCATCGCCACCGACGGCAAGCTCGTCGGCATCGGCTCGCTCATCCTCAGCGAAGCCGCGAGCGGCGTTCCAGGCAACATGTTCGTGCCGACCGACCGGCTGAAGCCGATCCTCGCCGACATGGTGGCCAAGGGCCGCCCGAGCGCGCCACCCCGGCCGTGGCTCGGCATCAACACCCAGGAGGTCCGGGGTCAGCTGTTCGTGACCAGCGTCTCGGCCGACGGCCCAGCGGCACGCGCCGGAATCAAGGAGAACGACGTCGTGCTCGCCATCCATGGCCGGCCGGTCGAGGATCTGGCCGACCTCTATCGCAAGCTTTGGGCCGAAGGGCCGGCGGGGACCGAGGTGCCGGTCACGGTCCTCAAAGGGCGGCGCGTGGTCGTGGTTCCGGTTCCCTCGGCCGATCGCACGAGCTACCTACGGCTCAATCCCACCTATTAA
- a CDS encoding MaoC family dehydratase produces the protein MNELNGHGYYLEDLKVGMSARYAKTITDADVVLFAGISGDTNPVHLDEEFAKETMFHGRIAHGMLSASFISTVLGTKLPGPGCIYLSQNLKFRAPVRTGDTVVALATITSIVPEKKRVVMETTCRVGNQVVLEGEATVMVPARAA, from the coding sequence ATGAATGAACTGAATGGCCATGGCTACTACCTTGAGGATCTGAAGGTCGGCATGTCCGCGCGCTACGCAAAAACCATCACCGATGCGGACGTGGTGCTCTTCGCCGGGATCTCGGGCGACACCAATCCCGTGCACCTCGATGAGGAATTCGCCAAGGAGACGATGTTTCACGGCCGCATCGCCCACGGCATGCTGAGCGCCAGCTTCATCTCGACCGTGCTCGGCACCAAGCTGCCGGGGCCCGGCTGCATCTATCTCAGCCAGAATCTGAAGTTCCGCGCGCCGGTGCGCACCGGCGACACGGTGGTGGCCCTGGCCACCATCACCAGCATCGTTCCGGAGAAGAAGCGGGTGGTGATGGAAACCACCTGCCGGGTCGGCAATCAGGTGGTGCTGGAGGGCGAGGCCACCGTCATGGTGCCGGCGCGGGCTGCCTAG